In a single window of the Elaeis guineensis isolate ETL-2024a chromosome 6, EG11, whole genome shotgun sequence genome:
- the LOC105047660 gene encoding LOW QUALITY PROTEIN: uncharacterized protein (The sequence of the model RefSeq protein was modified relative to this genomic sequence to represent the inferred CDS: inserted 1 base in 1 codon) has product MTTATSSNTSTTTTTTSHPHRHRPSSATSQPATQACAACKYQRRRCNPDCTLAPYFPADQQRQFLNAHRLFGVSNILKIIRDLDPVQRAEAMRSIIFQSNARAHDPVGGCYRIILELERQLEHDSAELALVLRQLAFCRSQAQAALSPTMTAVTSDLGSVHPNLILNADDTGGDAIYGGHQNNLVALPMHQQQQQCNDYFYYDGGGGGDHHSDHHNNNNNGTSNSNSVDDKHHHNYDNRGVEVEVPTMSMLSLHPQQCGVDEEDVKPLVDMFEIRQAFTIGDDEEEPAKNCAAXVAEPFQCSGKIEFKEELNPIEDVPEHDLKGAASLFTLTNCTNSSV; this is encoded by the exons ATGACCACTGCCACCTCCTCCAATACgagcaccaccaccaccaccacctcccaTCCCCACCGCCACCGTCCCTCATCCGCCACCTCCCAGCCCGCCACCCAGGCCTGCGCCGCCTGCAAGTACCAGCGCCGCAGGTGCAACCCCGACTGCACCCTCGCCCCCTACTTCCCCGCCGACCAGCAACGCCAGTTCCTCAACGCCCACCGCCTCTTCGGCGTCAGCAACATCCTCAAGATCATCCGCGACCTCGACCCCGTCCAGCGCGCCGAAGCCATGCGCTCCATCATCTTCCAGTCCAACGCCCGCGCCCACGACCCGGTTGGTGGATGCTACCGCATCATCCTCGAGCTCGAACGCCAGCTCGAGCACGACTCCGCCGAGCTCGCCCTCGTGCTCCGCCAGCTTGCCTTCTGCCGTTCCCAGGCTCAAGCAGCTCTATCCCCTACTATGACCGCCGTTACCTCCGACCTCGGCTCCGTCCATCCCAATCTCATTCTAAATGCGGACGACACCGGTGGTGATGCCATCTATGGCGGCCATCAAAACAACCTCGTTGCTCTCCCGATGCATCAACAGCAGCAGCAGTGCAACGATTATTTCTATTATGATGGTGGTGGAGGTGGTGACCACCACAGCGACCATCATAACAATAATAACAATGGGACGAGCAATAGTAATAGCGTTGACGATAAGCATCATCATAATTATGATAACAGAGGGGTGGAGGTCGAGGTGCCAACAATGTCGATGTTGAGCCTCCATCCGCAGCAGTGCGGGGTTGATGAGGAGGACGTGAAGCCGCTGGTCGACATGTTCGAGATCAGGCAGGCATTCACGATAGGGGATGACGAAGAGGAACCAGCCAAGAATTGTGCTG GCGTTGCCGAACCGTTTCAGTgcag TGGCAAGATAGAGTTCAAAGAGGAGTTAAACCCTATTGAGGATGTTCCAGAACATGATCTGAAGGGCGCTGCCTCTTTGTTTACTCTTACGAATTGTACAAACTCTTCCGTATGA
- the LOC140851004 gene encoding uncharacterized protein, whose amino-acid sequence MTTATSSNTSTTTTTTSHPHRHRPSSATSQPATQACAACKYQRRRCNPDCTLAPYFPADQQRQFLNAHRLFGVSNILKIIRDLDPVQRAEAMRSIIFQSNARAHDPVGGCYRIILELERQLEHDSAELALVLRQLAFCRSQAQAALSPTMAAVTSDLGSVHPNLILNADDTGGDAIYGGHQNNLVALPMHQQQQQCNDYFYYDGGGGGDHHSDHHNNNNNGTSNSNSVDDKHHHNYDNRGVEVEVPTMSMLSLHPQQCGVDEEDVKPLVDMFEIRQAFTIGDDEEEPAKNCAAAVAEPFQCSGKIEFKEELNPIEDVPEHDLKGAASLFTLTNCTNSSV is encoded by the exons ATGACCACTGCCACCTCCTCCAATACgagcaccaccaccaccaccacctcccaTCCCCACCGCCACCGTCCCTCATCCGCCACCTCCCAGCCCGCCACCCAGGCCTGCGCCGCCTGCAAGTACCAGCGCCGCAGGTGCAACCCCGACTGCACCCTCGCCCCCTACTTCCCCGCCGACCAGCAACGCCAGTTCCTCAACGCCCACCGCCTCTTCGGCGTCAGCAACATCCTCAAGATCATCCGCGACCTCGACCCCGTCCAGCGCGCCGAAGCCATGCGCTCCATCATCTTCCAGTCCAACGCCCGCGCCCACGACCCGGTTGGTGGATGCTACCGCATCATCCTCGAGCTCGAACGCCAGCTCGAGCACGACTCCGCCGAGCTCGCCCTCGTGCTCCGCCAGCTTGCCTTCTGCCGTTCCCAGGCTCAAGCAGCTCTATCCCCTACTATGGCCGCCGTTACCTCCGACCTCGGCTCCGTCCATCCCAATCTCATTCTAAATGCGGACGACACCGGTGGTGATGCCATCTATGGCGGCCATCAAAACAACCTCGTTGCTCTCCCGATGCATCAACAGCAGCAGCAGTGCAACGATTATTTCTATTATGATGGTGGTGGAGGTGGTGACCACCACAGCGACCATCATAACAATAATAACAATGGGACGAGCAATAGTAATAGCGTTGACGATAAGCATCATCATAATTATGATAACAGAGGGGTGGAGGTCGAGGTGCCAACAATGTCGATGTTGAGCCTCCATCCGCAGCAGTGCGGGGTTGATGAGGAGGACGTGAAGCCGCTGGTCGACATGTTCGAGATCAGGCAGGCATTCACGATAGGGGATGACGAAGAGGAACCAGCCAAGAATTGTGCTGCTGCCGTTGCCGAACCGTTTCAGTgcag TGGCAAGATAGAGTTCAAAGAGGAGTTAAACCCTATTGAGGATGTTCCAGAACATGATCTGAAGGGCGCTGCCTCTTTGTTTACTCTTACGAATTGTACAAACTCTTCCGTATGA